In one window of Saprospiraceae bacterium DNA:
- a CDS encoding bifunctional phosphoglucose/phosphomannose isomerase, whose translation MNKMIARFPDQLGEALALTEKIALNKHNAPFRTVFISGLGGSGIGGGFVQDFARTTCKLPIVVSKGYHAPAWVNKHTLAICSSYSGNTEETLSTFDQLLGTGAKIVCIASGGKLLELAKQHSLDYVQLPGGWSSPRACLGYSVVAQLGVLRAAKLIPGKLLTSVKAARKLLVKDDVDIQKKAKKIAGFLVDKTPVIYAPDHIESIAVRWRQQINENAKMLCWHHVVPEMNHNELVGWRHNRPDIAVVWLRNRDDFARTATRIDINKEIVEHFTATSIEVWSKGKSLVEKAFYLTHLGDWVSYYLAELRDVDPVEIKVIDYLKGELAKV comes from the coding sequence ATGAATAAAATGATTGCCCGCTTCCCCGACCAACTGGGCGAGGCGCTTGCATTGACCGAAAAAATTGCTTTAAACAAACACAACGCGCCGTTCCGCACGGTCTTTATCTCAGGCCTGGGCGGCAGTGGTATCGGCGGCGGTTTCGTGCAGGATTTTGCCCGCACCACTTGCAAACTTCCCATCGTCGTCAGCAAAGGCTACCATGCCCCTGCTTGGGTGAACAAGCACACATTGGCGATTTGCTCTTCTTATAGTGGCAACACGGAGGAGACTTTAAGCACCTTCGACCAACTGCTCGGCACAGGTGCAAAAATCGTCTGCATCGCTTCGGGTGGCAAATTGCTCGAACTGGCGAAGCAGCACAGCCTTGATTATGTGCAACTTCCGGGCGGCTGGAGCAGCCCGCGTGCCTGCCTCGGCTACTCGGTGGTGGCGCAGTTGGGCGTGTTGCGGGCGGCGAAGTTGATTCCCGGCAAATTGTTGACTTCCGTGAAAGCCGCCCGAAAACTGCTCGTGAAAGACGACGTGGATATTCAGAAAAAGGCAAAAAAAATCGCCGGGTTCCTTGTTGACAAAACGCCCGTCATCTATGCCCCCGACCACATCGAATCAATCGCCGTGCGCTGGCGGCAGCAAATAAACGAGAATGCCAAGATGCTTTGCTGGCACCACGTCGTGCCGGAAATGAACCACAACGAGCTCGTCGGCTGGCGCCACAACCGCCCCGACATCGCTGTCGTGTGGCTTCGCAACCGCGACGATTTCGCACGCACGGCCACCCGCATTGACATCAACAAGGAAATCGTAGAGCACTTCACCGCCACCTCTATTGAGGTCTGGTCGAAAGGCAAATCGCTCGTCGAGAAAGCGTTTTACCTCACGCACCTCGGCGACTGGGTTTCCTACTACCTCGCCGAACTCCGCGACGTGGACCCCGTGGAAATCAAAGTGATTGACTATTTGAAAGGAGAATTGGCGAAGGTGTGA
- a CDS encoding OmpA family protein, translating into MSKAYTSPTSALIFSLVFLSLPSLVAQPKANLEVNRTSAIDRTLPVLNVTVDAGGRKWASNAKGVYQIKASDFGTPLSVPAGHKNVLSFKGGNADFTWSEEAFKSQVKAECTVTSAWYDEKTTTLWLGTDEAGLFQFKTTPQLQLVQQYTNSNSKLRSKNITIIFQDKSNRLWVGTDDGLMYGPPGRWKGDFSGYEVQRIREYGNVIYVLADGEISLAPNGDKWSDLKLNKKKLEGQIADFDIDMGGKMWLVSGVLTRYDLLGDTYDVFSGPEYYTSEYGTCVAVDFDGAAWVGTSDKGLYQVDKASSMTLNAYVDKPISCAGDGKDAVLVAKVTGGVPPYTYAWSGGLSGDNPKGVGAGNYLVTVTDSKGKTRSAEVPVPDARLRIKARQKKPVSATGQSDGSAEVDMETNASGLQIRWSNGETMAVATKLPSGPHSVTVTDPKGCSAVATVVITEKAPPMVAAISEKEPVRCAGDKNASLAVQITGGKGPYKYAWSNPALSGEQPTGLQPGEYQLTVTDATGITATATVSVKQPEALTVNVQVQSPATLSNADGKALAQAKGGTGIYAFKWDNGETAYTATKLAPGQRSVTVTDANGCSATATVSISEKITPLEVSISVKKIIKCAGEKASLVVETTGGKAPFQYNWNNPAAVGGQPDNLPAGDYALTVTDITGGSSTVTFAILEPTPIAASIVVTAPASTGNSDGKATAQATGGAGNYTFKWDNGEAAAAALKLAPGQRSVTVTDANGCTATATVPISENILPLAVSISEKNKINCAGDKATFAVQVSGGKPPYNYVWNNPSLRGDQQDGVGAGEYTVTVTDALGTSQTAALQVKEVEPLVVELTRNIGATTERSNDGKAQVAVKGGTPKYSIAWDTKQTGLAASKLPLGPHSVTVTDANGCSQQVDFQTEKRILPELTGKLESGQTIRMRLLNFDTDSYIIKESSLPMLDELYDFMMEHGTVAIEIAGHTNNQPSDAFADELSTNRAKAVFDYLTEKGIDPKRVVYKGYGKRYPLVPNTSAEGRRTNQRVEIKILKLAE; encoded by the coding sequence ATGTCGAAAGCATATACCAGCCCAACGTCGGCGCTGATTTTCAGCCTCGTATTCTTGTCGCTCCCCTCACTCGTTGCCCAACCAAAAGCAAATCTCGAAGTCAATCGCACCAGCGCCATTGACCGCACCTTGCCAGTGCTCAACGTTACGGTGGATGCCGGCGGGCGCAAATGGGCCTCCAACGCAAAGGGGGTTTATCAAATCAAAGCCAGCGATTTTGGCACGCCGCTGTCCGTCCCCGCCGGCCACAAAAACGTACTCTCCTTCAAAGGAGGCAACGCCGATTTTACCTGGTCGGAAGAAGCCTTCAAAAGCCAAGTCAAAGCCGAGTGCACGGTCACCTCCGCGTGGTACGACGAGAAAACAACCACCCTTTGGCTTGGCACCGACGAGGCAGGATTGTTTCAGTTCAAAACCACCCCTCAACTTCAATTGGTGCAGCAATACACCAATTCCAATTCAAAATTGAGGTCAAAAAACATCACCATCATCTTTCAGGACAAGTCCAACCGCCTTTGGGTCGGCACCGACGACGGGCTTATGTACGGCCCACCCGGTCGCTGGAAAGGCGACTTCTCCGGCTACGAAGTGCAGCGCATTCGAGAATATGGCAACGTCATCTACGTCTTGGCCGACGGCGAAATCTCCCTCGCACCCAACGGCGACAAATGGTCGGATTTGAAATTGAACAAAAAGAAATTGGAAGGCCAAATCGCCGATTTCGACATAGACATGGGCGGAAAAATGTGGCTCGTTTCTGGCGTGCTCACACGCTACGATTTGCTCGGCGATACCTACGACGTATTTAGCGGCCCAGAGTATTACACCAGCGAATACGGCACCTGCGTGGCCGTTGATTTCGACGGTGCCGCTTGGGTGGGCACCTCCGACAAAGGTCTCTACCAAGTGGACAAGGCATCCTCCATGACCCTCAACGCCTATGTGGACAAACCCATCAGCTGTGCAGGCGATGGAAAAGATGCCGTCCTCGTCGCCAAAGTCACGGGCGGTGTGCCGCCCTATACCTACGCATGGAGTGGCGGATTGAGCGGCGACAATCCCAAAGGGGTCGGAGCCGGCAACTATCTCGTCACCGTGACAGATAGCAAAGGCAAAACGCGCAGTGCCGAAGTACCCGTGCCAGACGCGCGCCTACGCATCAAAGCGCGACAGAAAAAGCCAGTTTCCGCAACCGGACAAAGCGACGGCTCAGCAGAGGTGGATATGGAAACCAACGCCTCCGGCCTGCAAATACGCTGGAGCAACGGCGAGACGATGGCCGTCGCGACCAAACTCCCCTCAGGTCCGCACAGCGTCACCGTCACCGACCCCAAAGGATGCAGCGCCGTCGCTACCGTCGTCATCACCGAAAAAGCCCCGCCAATGGTGGCTGCCATTTCGGAAAAAGAACCCGTCAGGTGCGCAGGCGATAAAAATGCCTCGCTCGCCGTTCAAATTACTGGCGGCAAAGGCCCCTACAAATACGCTTGGAGCAATCCAGCACTCAGCGGCGAACAGCCGACAGGCCTTCAGCCCGGTGAATATCAACTTACTGTGACAGATGCCACAGGCATCACCGCCACCGCCACCGTCAGCGTGAAACAACCCGAAGCCCTCACCGTCAATGTGCAAGTGCAATCACCCGCCACCCTCAGCAACGCCGACGGCAAGGCATTGGCGCAGGCAAAAGGAGGCACAGGCATCTATGCCTTCAAATGGGACAACGGCGAGACCGCCTACACCGCCACCAAGCTTGCCCCCGGCCAGCGGAGCGTCACCGTCACCGACGCAAACGGCTGTTCTGCCACCGCAACTGTGAGCATTTCCGAAAAAATAACCCCATTGGAAGTTTCCATTTCAGTGAAAAAAATCATCAAATGCGCAGGCGAAAAAGCCTCCTTAGTGGTCGAAACCACAGGCGGAAAAGCCCCCTTCCAATATAACTGGAACAACCCCGCAGCAGTAGGTGGTCAGCCCGACAACCTCCCCGCAGGAGACTACGCCCTCACCGTGACCGACATCACCGGAGGCTCAAGCACCGTCACCTTCGCCATCTTGGAACCCACCCCCATCGCCGCCTCTATCGTTGTCACCGCCCCCGCCTCCACAGGCAACTCTGACGGCAAGGCCACCGCCCAAGCCACCGGCGGCGCGGGCAACTACACGTTCAAATGGGACAACGGCGAGGCCGCCGCCGCCGCCCTCAAACTCGCCCCCGGTCAGCGGAGCGTCACCGTCACCGACGCGAACGGCTGCACCGCGACGGCGACGGTGCCCATATCGGAGAACATCCTGCCGCTCGCGGTGAGCATTTCGGAGAAAAACAAAATCAACTGCGCGGGCGACAAGGCGACTTTTGCTGTGCAGGTGAGTGGTGGAAAACCACCTTACAATTATGTATGGAACAACCCCTCGTTGAGAGGCGACCAGCAAGACGGTGTCGGCGCGGGTGAATACACGGTGACAGTGACCGACGCTTTGGGCACTTCTCAGACGGCTGCACTGCAAGTAAAAGAGGTGGAGCCATTAGTGGTCGAATTGACGCGCAACATCGGCGCGACCACCGAGCGCAGCAACGACGGCAAGGCTCAAGTCGCGGTGAAAGGTGGCACGCCCAAGTACAGCATCGCCTGGGACACCAAACAAACTGGTCTTGCCGCATCGAAGCTGCCGCTTGGCCCGCATAGCGTGACGGTGACAGATGCAAACGGCTGCTCACAGCAGGTTGATTTTCAGACTGAAAAACGCATATTGCCAGAGCTCACTGGCAAGCTGGAAAGTGGCCAGACGATTCGGATGCGCCTGCTCAACTTTGATACGGACAGTTACATCATCAAAGAATCGTCGTTGCCGATGCTCGATGAGTTGTACGATTTTATGATGGAACATGGCACCGTGGCAATAGAAATCGCGGGTCACACCAATAACCAACCTTCCGATGCTTTCGCGGACGAGCTTTCCACCAACCGCGCCAAAGCCGTGTTTGATTATCTTACCGAAAAAGGGATTGACCCCAAGCGCGTGGTTTACAAAGGCTACGGCAAACGTTATCCGCTGGTGCCCAACACTTCCGCAGAAGGCCGCCGGACGAACCAGCGCGTGGAAATCAAGATATTGAAACTCGCCGAATAA
- a CDS encoding RagB/SusD family nutrient uptake outer membrane protein, translating into MKNIKQTFKSKMVLLLALATMLLPNACQKDLLDPLPQNLLGDAAIFATPDRFEKVLNGVYSRLKNGAFYGSRIIVYGDIRAEEFLNETTNGVTGFGVWNNNVTESSINDVTNLWIEAYRTINSANIFIEGADANRAILGDDALVNRYIAEARFIRALSYHSLLRYYARPYADGNGSQLGVPLRLRAETGPANNDLARSTVAEVYNQILDDLNKAEADLAANNGSAANNVIRAHKNTAIALKVRVLLGMQRYADAITEANKLVPATAPFVAPSGVAHALQADVKTVYASPYTTLESIFSMPFTPNDLPGVQNGLGSYYNPGPRGIGDYSLNPAGIIGDMDHFPATDARRQFIFVNPGNNKPYMNKFPTGPQHTDYAPVLRYAEVLLNLAEAEARVNGLNPRSVALLNAVRGRSDATVVFDLADFATADELIDAIMIERRIELLGEGFRAFDVQRLLQPIPGKVNVAATLPSVSAYIWPIPTAELAANKACVQNP; encoded by the coding sequence ATGAAAAATATCAAGCAGACATTCAAGTCTAAAATGGTCCTGCTTCTGGCTTTGGCAACAATGCTCTTGCCCAATGCCTGCCAGAAAGACTTATTGGACCCCCTTCCCCAAAACTTACTTGGCGATGCCGCCATTTTTGCCACTCCCGACCGCTTTGAAAAGGTGCTGAACGGGGTGTATAGCAGGCTGAAAAATGGCGCGTTCTACGGTAGCCGAATCATTGTTTATGGCGACATCCGCGCAGAGGAATTCCTCAACGAAACGACAAATGGTGTGACGGGCTTTGGCGTGTGGAACAACAACGTCACCGAATCCTCCATCAACGACGTCACCAACCTCTGGATTGAAGCCTATCGCACCATCAATAGCGCCAACATTTTCATTGAAGGTGCTGATGCCAATCGCGCTATCTTGGGCGACGATGCGCTTGTCAATCGCTACATCGCCGAAGCTCGCTTCATCCGCGCCTTAAGCTATCACAGTCTGTTGCGCTACTATGCCCGCCCCTATGCCGATGGCAATGGCTCCCAGTTGGGCGTGCCTTTGCGGCTCCGGGCAGAAACTGGCCCCGCCAACAACGACTTGGCGCGTAGCACAGTAGCCGAGGTGTACAACCAGATTCTCGACGACCTGAACAAGGCTGAAGCTGACTTGGCCGCCAACAACGGCTCGGCCGCCAACAACGTCATCCGTGCGCACAAAAACACGGCTATTGCTCTGAAAGTGCGCGTTTTGCTAGGAATGCAACGCTACGCGGATGCCATCACAGAGGCTAACAAACTCGTGCCCGCAACAGCTCCGTTCGTGGCACCCTCTGGCGTGGCACACGCACTTCAGGCTGATGTGAAAACCGTGTACGCCTCACCTTACACGACTTTGGAAAGCATCTTCTCCATGCCGTTCACGCCCAACGACCTGCCGGGTGTTCAAAACGGCTTGGGCAGCTACTACAACCCCGGACCGCGCGGCATTGGCGACTATTCGCTCAACCCTGCAGGCATCATCGGCGATATGGACCACTTCCCTGCTACCGATGCGCGTCGGCAGTTCATATTTGTCAATCCGGGCAACAACAAGCCCTACATGAACAAATTTCCAACTGGCCCGCAGCACACCGACTATGCACCAGTGCTGCGCTATGCAGAGGTGTTGCTCAATCTGGCAGAGGCAGAAGCACGCGTCAATGGCCTGAACCCACGCTCCGTGGCTCTGCTCAATGCCGTGCGCGGTCGTTCGGATGCCACCGTGGTGTTTGACTTGGCCGATTTTGCTACTGCCGACGAACTGATTGATGCTATCATGATTGAGCGTCGCATCGAATTGCTCGGAGAAGGCTTCCGTGCTTTCGACGTTCAGCGCCTGCTCCAGCCAATTCCCGGCAAGGTCAACGTCGCCGCTACCCTGCCCAGCGTCTCGGCCTACATCTGGCCCATTCCAACGGCTGAACTGGCCGCCAACAAAGCTTGTGTGCAAAACCCGTAA
- the serC gene encoding 3-phosphoserine/phosphohydroxythreonine transaminase: MKKHNFSAGPAVLPASVLKEASKAALNYHGIGLSLLELSHRGPEFTAIIEEANTLMREIIGLPENYHVLWLTGGASTQFFMAPFNLLNEDETAAYVNTGVWADKAIKEAKAFGHVNVIASSKEQNYTFIPKGYKIPKDAKYLHLTSNNTIYGTQQHRFPKSPVPIVCDMSSDFLSRPFDPTPFGLIYAGAQKNLGPAGTTVVIVREDMLGTVKRHLPSMLDYRTFIKENSLYNTPPVFPIYVSMLTLRWIKKNGGLKGMQRKNKTKAAILYSEIDRNPLFKGTVAKEDRSLMNICFVMEEKYAALEKEFLKETESNGMVGLKGHRSVGGFRASTYNALPKKSVEALVALMQDFAKRKG, encoded by the coding sequence ATGAAAAAACACAACTTCTCCGCCGGGCCAGCCGTGCTGCCCGCGTCCGTCCTCAAAGAAGCCTCCAAAGCAGCCCTCAACTATCACGGCATCGGCCTCAGCCTGCTCGAGCTCTCGCACCGGGGGCCGGAATTTACCGCCATCATCGAAGAAGCCAACACGCTGATGCGCGAAATCATCGGTTTGCCCGAAAATTATCACGTCTTGTGGCTCACCGGTGGTGCCAGCACGCAGTTTTTCATGGCTCCCTTCAACCTACTCAACGAAGACGAAACCGCCGCATACGTCAACACGGGCGTGTGGGCCGATAAGGCCATCAAAGAAGCCAAAGCCTTTGGCCATGTGAACGTTATCGCGTCATCGAAAGAACAGAATTACACTTTTATCCCCAAAGGTTACAAAATCCCGAAGGACGCGAAATACCTGCACCTGACGAGCAACAACACGATATACGGCACGCAACAGCACCGTTTTCCCAAATCGCCCGTGCCCATCGTGTGCGACATGTCGTCCGATTTTCTCAGCCGCCCCTTCGACCCCACACCCTTTGGCCTCATCTACGCCGGGGCGCAAAAAAACCTCGGCCCGGCTGGCACCACGGTCGTCATCGTTCGAGAGGATATGCTCGGCACGGTGAAGCGCCACCTGCCTTCCATGCTCGACTATCGCACGTTTATCAAGGAAAATTCGCTTTACAACACCCCGCCTGTGTTCCCGATTTACGTCTCCATGCTCACGCTGCGCTGGATAAAGAAAAATGGCGGCCTGAAAGGAATGCAGCGCAAAAACAAGACTAAGGCTGCCATTCTGTACAGTGAAATTGACCGCAATCCGCTGTTCAAGGGCACAGTGGCTAAGGAAGACCGCTCGCTGATGAACATCTGCTTTGTGATGGAGGAAAAATACGCGGCGCTGGAAAAAGAATTTTTGAAAGAAACCGAATCCAACGGCATGGTCGGCCTCAAAGGCCACCGCTCGGTTGGCGGGTTCCGCGCCAGCACCTACAACGCCCTGCCCAAGAAAAGCGTGGAGGCGCTGGTGGCTCTGATGCAGGATTTTGCGAAACGCAAAGGGTAA
- a CDS encoding DUF45 domain-containing protein — translation MKKFHTLITVSGLELPVEITLERRRDTRFGITGKRVTLRLPVGVPPDFIQKQMLQLQAWVQESFLKKPALREPFLGKTYQTGDILEVGQRRYILDVSIEERGSHAGKLIGDTIQLRISSQSSPMHRTKAIKTLLSRVVAGDFYPEIHRRVLDWNDRTFRQHIKSINLKYNHTNWGSCSAHSNVNLSTRLLFAPSDVQDYVILHELAHLVELNHSDRFWALVAHYMPNYEEKEQWLKSNRARCDF, via the coding sequence ATGAAAAAATTCCACACGCTCATCACCGTTTCAGGGTTGGAACTCCCCGTTGAAATCACGCTGGAACGGCGGCGCGACACCCGTTTTGGCATTACCGGCAAGCGGGTGACGCTGCGCCTGCCAGTAGGCGTGCCACCGGATTTTATTCAAAAACAAATGCTTCAGTTGCAGGCATGGGTACAGGAATCATTTCTGAAAAAACCCGCTTTGCGCGAGCCATTTTTGGGCAAAACCTATCAAACAGGCGATATCCTTGAGGTAGGCCAGCGCCGCTACATTCTGGATGTCAGCATCGAGGAGCGCGGCTCCCACGCTGGCAAACTCATTGGCGACACCATCCAACTGCGCATCAGCAGCCAGTCCTCGCCGATGCATCGCACCAAGGCCATCAAGACCTTGCTCAGCCGCGTGGTGGCCGGCGATTTTTATCCCGAAATCCACCGCCGCGTGTTGGACTGGAACGACCGCACCTTCCGCCAACACATCAAAAGCATCAATCTGAAATACAACCACACGAACTGGGGCAGCTGCTCGGCCCACAGCAACGTGAATCTTTCCACTCGTCTCCTTTTCGCCCCGTCAGACGTGCAAGACTATGTGATACTGCACGAACTCGCCCATCTGGTCGAACTGAACCATTCCGACCGTTTTTGGGCGCTCGTGGCGCACTATATGCCCAACTACGAGGAGAAAGAGCAGTGGCTCAAGAGCAACCGCGCGAGATGCGATTTTTGA
- a CDS encoding TonB-dependent receptor, translating to MKQVLLGLALLLMSATLALAQRTVTGTVTDDQGEPLIGATITAPGTSAGAVTDVNGSFRLNVPDNASALRVTYTGFLDKEVLLTAESDYRIEMAVNPSSLQEVIVVGYGTQQKRAITGTISSIKGEEIASLPAQSFDQLLQGRAAGVNVSIPNGVLNNPPVFRVRGINSINLSSFPLVVIDGIPTFTDNLRNGNNSASNNALSNLNPNDIESIDILKDASAAAIYGSRASAGVVLVTTKRGKKGKTRVSYDAWAGWTRAVRVPEVLNAQQYVEIKNEAAANANFAGPQFFLDSINGQLIDTRWSDYVYRNGFSHNHALSFSGGTDQTTYYLSLGYTNQEGMIIANDFQRLSGRLNLDHNLSKRVKIGGIIGYSTNENNAPNTGSLTGQAFSTAGIGRLAFVTAPIVDPFRYDERGNRLPGVAGYNIASNNQLGRGKNLQQTGFYNPVVITDLNRHTSEAAQIQSSAYAQWEIINGLSIKTQYGIDNIAVENITFWTPIHGDGFGQNGFAENLSIRNKRWNWQNILSYDVTLGGNHTLGFLAGNEQQRTTSEGWGAQRSQIADPFFTTFQGNFTTINPAFNFQGENYLLSYFGRLNYEFNRRYYATINVRQDEYSAYARGNKKGTFWGASAGWTLSEENFWRSLGAFGEKVNFFKIRGSYGTVGNSVGIGDFASQSLFNSGLYGTSPNFFFSQAGNPELTWETSEKTDIGVVFGLFNDRLQGEYTYFKNKIDGLIQNAPQSPSKGIPGNIIAINVGSMENTGHEFSLSATVLRRGKFSWTSAANLTLMKNEVTSLYENSDIVSQTSGLENTNIIRVGESVGSIYAVETQGVNPANGRRLFVLNDGTVVQYSHVVPAGQSPWTKLDGSASRAPGLIADGKVYGPAIPTWFGGWDNTFTYGAFDLNVQMNYAGGYYIYNGSQAGLRDMRFWNNHTDVLDRWTESNPNGKIPRVVLGDNVSNGSALAISENVEKGDFLRIRNITLGYRLPSDLLRRANISNLRIYGSVNNAFLFTGYTGTDPEVSSNGNTNATPGVDRNSVPMAQTFTVGLNLGF from the coding sequence ATGAAGCAAGTCCTACTTGGGCTGGCGCTCCTCTTGATGAGCGCCACGCTGGCGTTGGCTCAGCGCACAGTGACCGGCACGGTCACCGATGATCAAGGCGAGCCGCTGATAGGCGCCACTATCACAGCCCCCGGCACTTCAGCCGGCGCAGTTACTGATGTCAATGGTTCTTTCCGACTCAATGTACCCGACAATGCTTCCGCGTTGCGCGTTACATACACGGGTTTTCTCGACAAAGAGGTGCTTTTGACTGCCGAGAGTGATTATCGCATTGAAATGGCGGTCAATCCCTCCAGTCTGCAAGAAGTCATCGTGGTCGGCTATGGCACCCAGCAAAAGCGTGCCATCACGGGTACCATTTCTTCCATTAAAGGGGAGGAAATTGCCTCGTTGCCAGCACAAAGTTTTGACCAATTGTTGCAGGGTCGTGCTGCTGGGGTGAACGTCAGTATTCCGAACGGTGTGTTGAACAACCCTCCGGTGTTTCGCGTGCGCGGCATCAACTCAATCAACCTGAGCTCGTTCCCGCTCGTGGTGATTGACGGGATTCCGACCTTCACCGACAACCTGCGCAACGGCAACAACAGCGCCTCGAACAACGCGCTGTCGAACCTGAATCCGAACGACATCGAGAGCATTGACATTTTGAAAGATGCCTCGGCCGCGGCGATCTATGGTTCGCGTGCTAGCGCTGGTGTGGTACTCGTGACCACTAAGCGCGGCAAAAAAGGCAAAACTCGCGTGAGCTACGACGCATGGGCTGGTTGGACAAGAGCTGTCCGGGTACCCGAAGTGCTCAACGCGCAGCAGTATGTCGAAATCAAAAACGAAGCAGCGGCCAATGCCAATTTTGCCGGGCCGCAGTTTTTCCTTGATTCCATCAATGGTCAACTGATTGATACCCGTTGGTCTGACTATGTGTATCGCAATGGGTTCTCGCACAACCATGCCTTGAGCTTCTCTGGCGGTACTGACCAAACCACCTATTATCTTTCACTTGGCTACACCAACCAAGAGGGGATGATTATAGCAAACGACTTTCAGCGTCTTTCGGGTCGTCTGAATCTTGACCACAATCTCTCGAAACGCGTGAAAATCGGTGGTATCATCGGCTACTCCACGAACGAGAACAACGCCCCCAACACTGGCTCGCTGACAGGTCAGGCATTTAGCACGGCTGGTATCGGTCGTCTGGCTTTTGTGACCGCTCCGATTGTTGACCCATTTAGGTACGATGAGCGCGGCAATCGTCTTCCGGGCGTCGCAGGCTACAACATCGCGTCGAACAACCAACTTGGCCGCGGCAAAAACCTCCAACAAACGGGCTTTTACAACCCAGTGGTCATCACGGACCTGAACCGCCACACTTCCGAGGCTGCCCAGATTCAGTCCTCTGCCTATGCTCAATGGGAAATCATCAATGGCCTTTCCATCAAGACACAATACGGTATTGACAACATAGCGGTGGAAAACATCACCTTCTGGACACCTATCCACGGCGATGGTTTCGGCCAGAACGGTTTTGCCGAAAACTTGAGCATCCGCAACAAACGTTGGAACTGGCAGAACATCCTGAGCTACGATGTCACCTTGGGCGGCAACCACACTTTGGGCTTCTTGGCTGGTAACGAACAGCAGCGCACCACTTCCGAAGGCTGGGGCGCACAGCGTTCGCAAATTGCCGACCCATTCTTCACTACCTTCCAAGGCAACTTTACCACCATCAACCCAGCCTTCAACTTCCAAGGGGAGAACTACTTGTTGTCCTATTTTGGCCGTCTCAACTACGAGTTCAATCGCCGCTACTACGCCACCATAAACGTACGTCAGGACGAGTACTCTGCCTATGCCCGCGGCAACAAGAAGGGCACCTTCTGGGGTGCTTCTGCAGGTTGGACCCTCTCCGAAGAAAATTTCTGGCGCTCACTCGGTGCCTTTGGCGAAAAAGTCAACTTCTTCAAAATTCGGGGGAGCTACGGTACAGTGGGCAACAGCGTAGGCATTGGCGACTTCGCTTCGCAGAGCTTGTTCAACTCCGGCCTTTATGGTACCTCGCCGAACTTCTTTTTCTCACAAGCAGGCAACCCAGAGCTGACATGGGAAACCAGCGAGAAAACGGATATCGGTGTCGTATTCGGTCTTTTCAACGACAGGCTGCAAGGTGAGTACACCTACTTCAAAAACAAAATTGATGGTTTGATTCAGAATGCGCCCCAGTCTCCCTCGAAGGGGATTCCCGGCAATATAATCGCTATCAACGTTGGCTCGATGGAGAACACAGGGCATGAGTTTAGCCTTTCGGCTACCGTGTTGCGTCGTGGCAAATTCTCTTGGACTTCTGCTGCCAACCTTACATTGATGAAAAACGAAGTGACATCTCTGTACGAAAACAGCGACATCGTCTCTCAAACGTCGGGTCTTGAAAACACCAACATCATCCGCGTGGGAGAGTCGGTGGGCAGCATCTATGCTGTAGAGACACAAGGTGTCAATCCGGCCAATGGTCGTCGCCTGTTTGTATTGAACGATGGCACAGTGGTACAATATAGCCACGTTGTGCCCGCCGGACAAAGCCCGTGGACCAAGCTGGACGGCTCGGCCTCTCGTGCCCCGGGTCTCATCGCTGATGGTAAAGTATATGGCCCTGCTATCCCGACATGGTTTGGCGGATGGGACAACACCTTTACCTATGGCGCATTTGACCTGAATGTGCAGATGAACTATGCAGGTGGCTACTATATCTACAATGGTAGCCAGGCTGGTCTGCGCGATATGCGTTTCTGGAACAACCACACCGATGTGCTCGACCGCTGGACGGAAAGCAACCCTAACGGCAAAATCCCGCGCGTCGTGTTGGGCGACAACGTTTCCAACGGCTCCGCATTGGCTATTTCGGAAAACGTGGAAAAAGGCGACTTCCTCCGCATCCGCAACATTACGTTGGGATACCGTTTGCCTTCGGATTTGCTCCGTCGTGCCAACATTTCCAACCTGCGCATTTATGGCAGCGTGAATAACGCATTCCTGTTTACGGGTTACACAGGTACTGACCCGGAAGTTTCCTCGAACGGCAATACAAACGCTACACCGGGGGTTGACCGCAACAGTGTCCCGATGGCCCAAACCTTCACGGTTGGCCTGAACCTCGGTTTCTAA